One region of Niallia sp. Man26 genomic DNA includes:
- the map gene encoding type I methionyl aminopeptidase — protein MIQIKTKEQIEKMKKAGEILADCHKEIRKLIKPGITTLEIDRFAEEYITKRGATPEQKGYHGYPFATCASVNDVICHGFPNKTALKNGDIVTIDMVVNLDGWLADSAWSYAVGTISEEAQNLLKTTEEALYKGIEQAVVGNRVGDISHAIQTFAESKGYAVVRDFVGHAIGRDMHEEPQIPHFGPPNLGRRLKEGMVITIEPMLNTGMYHAKVDLDGWTARTVDGSLSAQYEHTLAITANGPEILTKQ, from the coding sequence TTGATTCAAATAAAAACAAAGGAGCAAATCGAAAAGATGAAGAAAGCCGGGGAAATCCTTGCAGATTGCCATAAGGAAATCCGCAAGTTAATTAAACCTGGCATTACAACACTTGAGATTGATAGATTTGCAGAAGAATATATCACAAAAAGAGGAGCAACACCTGAGCAGAAGGGATATCACGGTTATCCTTTTGCGACATGCGCATCTGTCAACGATGTTATTTGCCACGGATTTCCAAACAAGACTGCTTTGAAAAATGGCGATATCGTTACAATAGATATGGTGGTGAATTTAGACGGATGGCTTGCCGATTCTGCCTGGTCCTATGCGGTCGGAACGATTTCGGAGGAAGCGCAAAACTTGCTGAAAACGACAGAAGAGGCCCTGTATAAAGGGATAGAGCAAGCAGTTGTAGGAAACAGGGTCGGCGACATTTCCCATGCCATTCAAACCTTTGCAGAGTCAAAAGGCTATGCCGTTGTTCGCGACTTTGTCGGCCATGCGATTGGCAGAGACATGCATGAAGAGCCGCAAATTCCTCATTTTGGTCCTCCAAATTTGGGTAGAAGGCTGAAAGAAGGCATGGTTATCACGATAGAACCAATGTTAAATACCGGAATGTATCATGCGAAGGTTGATTTAGATGGCTGGACTGCAAGAACAGTAGACGGCAGTCTCTCAGCTCAATATGAGCATACGCTCGCAATCACAGCAAATGGGCCTGAGATATTAACAAAGCAATAA